In Actinomycetota bacterium, a single window of DNA contains:
- a CDS encoding nucleotide sugar dehydrogenase produces MDYKDFYKKLENKELKIAVVGLGYVGLPLLIELDKYFDVIGFDISSRRIKELKNSCDKDSNVKTEDLKGLKCLLTSDKSDLKKAGFFIIAVPTPIDNHNIPDLGLVESATALTAQNMPENSIIVYESTVYPGVTEDICIPVIERESGFKNGKDFVVGYSPERINPGDKVNTLTRIVKVVSSQDDESLEIVAGVYGKIIKAGVHKASSIKVAEAAKVIENTQRDINVALVNELAVIFSRIGIDTSEVLEAAKTKWNFLDFRPGLVGGHCIGVDPYYLVYKAIELGYHPEVINAGRKINDSMSEFISRQILKNIISNSELKNNIRVILFGLTFKENVSDCRNTKVVDIYNYLKNYNIDVSIYDPLALKDEAKEHYGIELIEPDEIKDMDAAVFCVAHDKFKEMDLKDLKTKMRTENPILFDIKWIFNKEKAKKAGFRYWRL; encoded by the coding sequence ATGGATTATAAAGATTTTTACAAAAAATTAGAAAATAAAGAATTAAAAATCGCAGTTGTCGGTCTCGGCTATGTCGGTCTTCCTCTTCTAATAGAGCTTGATAAATATTTTGATGTAATAGGTTTTGATATCAGCAGCCGGAGAATAAAAGAGCTAAAAAACAGTTGTGATAAAGACAGTAATGTAAAAACAGAAGATTTAAAAGGACTGAAATGCCTGCTTACTTCAGATAAATCCGATTTAAAGAAAGCCGGTTTTTTTATAATCGCTGTTCCCACACCTATAGACAATCACAACATCCCTGACCTTGGTCTTGTTGAAAGCGCTACTGCCCTGACTGCACAGAATATGCCTGAAAATTCGATAATAGTATATGAATCAACCGTTTATCCCGGAGTTACTGAGGATATATGCATACCTGTTATTGAAAGAGAGTCAGGTTTTAAAAACGGGAAAGATTTTGTAGTCGGATATTCGCCGGAAAGAATAAACCCGGGAGATAAAGTCAACACCCTGACACGGATAGTCAAAGTTGTTTCTTCCCAGGATGACGAATCACTGGAAATAGTAGCAGGCGTATATGGGAAAATAATAAAAGCAGGTGTCCATAAAGCATCCAGCATTAAAGTAGCTGAAGCGGCAAAAGTAATTGAAAACACTCAGAGAGATATCAATGTGGCACTTGTAAACGAGCTTGCAGTTATTTTTTCCAGAATAGGAATAGACACGAGCGAAGTTCTGGAAGCTGCCAAAACAAAATGGAATTTTTTAGATTTCAGACCCGGTCTTGTCGGAGGCCATTGCATAGGAGTTGATCCTTACTATCTGGTTTATAAAGCAATTGAACTGGGATACCATCCTGAAGTGATAAATGCCGGCAGAAAAATAAATGACAGCATGTCAGAATTTATAAGCAGACAGATACTAAAAAACATTATCTCAAACAGTGAATTAAAAAATAATATAAGAGTGATTCTTTTTGGCCTTACATTTAAGGAAAATGTTTCAGACTGCAGAAATACCAAAGTAGTAGATATATATAATTATTTAAAAAATTACAATATTGATGTAAGTATTTATGATCCGCTGGCGCTTAAAGATGAAGCAAAAGAACATTACGGCATAGAGCTCATAGAGCCTGATGAAATAAAAGATATGGATGCAGCTGTTTTCTGTGTTGCCCACGATAAATTTAAAGAAATGGATTTAAAAGATTTAAAGACAAAAATGAGAACGGAAAATCCCAT